From the genome of Azospira restricta, one region includes:
- a CDS encoding IS3 family transposase (programmed frameshift): protein MRKSRFTEAQTVAILREADKSSVAEVAKKHGISEQTIYSWRQRFGSMNADEVKRLRQLEQENARLKKLLAERDLEVEIMKEINAKKLVSAPARRRQAEYAKGRGLSERKACALTRTARSALRYESRMQKKDAPALAAMRILSAQYPRYGYRRIQVFLERQGQRMSTDRAWRLWRKAGLQVPRKRPRKRIALSRPRPQAPLAAGQVWAYDFVFDACANGQQLKCLTVVDEYTRESLAIDVAGSIRSGRVIEVLSQLISTHGAPKILRSDNGPEFVSRALLRWAANENLDMALIDPGKPWQNGMAESFNGKFRDECLSMEWFRNRTEAKVVIDQWRQHYNEIRPHSSLGNQTPAAFKKQCLSTTKPGAIFQE, encoded by the exons ATGAGAAAGAGCCGATTTACGGAAGCGCAGACCGTCGCGATCCTGCGTGAAGCGGACAAGAGTTCGGTTGCCGAAGTAGCGAAGAAACACGGCATCAGCGAACAAACGATCTACAGCTGGCGGCAGCGCTTCGGTTCGATGAATGCCGATGAAGTGAAACGGCTGCGGCAGCTTGAGCAGGAAAATGCCCGGCTGAAGAAGCTGCTGGCCGAACGTGATCTCGAAGTCGAGATCATGAAGGAGATCAACGCAAAAAAAT TGGTGAGCGCACCCGCCCGGCGCCGGCAGGCAGAGTACGCCAAGGGGCGTGGCCTGTCGGAGCGGAAAGCGTGTGCGCTGACCCGTACGGCGAGATCGGCGCTCCGTTACGAATCACGCATGCAGAAGAAGGACGCACCGGCACTGGCGGCCATGCGCATCCTATCGGCACAGTACCCACGATACGGCTACCGGCGCATTCAGGTCTTTCTCGAACGCCAGGGGCAGCGGATGAGTACTGACCGGGCTTGGCGCCTGTGGCGCAAGGCAGGGTTGCAGGTGCCGCGGAAGCGGCCAAGAAAGCGGATTGCGCTGTCTCGCCCCCGGCCGCAAGCGCCGCTTGCAGCCGGGCAGGTATGGGCTTACGACTTCGTATTCGACGCCTGCGCCAACGGTCAGCAGCTGAAGTGTCTGACAGTCGTCGATGAATACACGCGAGAGAGCCTGGCGATCGATGTCGCCGGTTCGATTCGTTCCGGGAGAGTGATCGAGGTGCTGTCACAACTCATCAGCACGCACGGTGCGCCCAAGATTCTGCGCTCGGACAACGGCCCCGAATTCGTTTCCCGGGCGCTGCTGCGCTGGGCGGCCAACGAGAATCTCGACATGGCACTGATCGACCCCGGCAAGCCGTGGCAGAACGGTATGGCAGAAAGCTTCAACGGCAAGTTCCGGGATGAATGCCTGTCGATGGAGTGGTTCAGGAACCGAACGGAAGCCAAGGTCGTAATCGATCAATGGCGTCAGCATTACAATGAAATCCGTCCGCATTCGAGCCTGGGCAACCAGACTCCGGCGGCATTCAAGAAGCAGTGTCTTTCAACCACCAAACCGGGAGCCATTTTCCAGGAATGA
- a CDS encoding IS110 family transposase, translated as MHATTVAVDLAKSVFQIAVADDKWKVVEQHRLTRTQFEHWFQNRSIGLVIMEACGSAHHWGRWLNALGIEVKLLPAAYIRAYVKRNKTDAADACALLEAARCADIVPVQVKSVEQQALQGLHRIRSRWMTTRTSRINTLRGFCREFGLVVPTGARTGIEAMSRGLADPKSAVPLLIRESMKLLIEEIRLLELRIAQLEKELASLARQSPACTELLTIPGIGLLTATAMVAATGGSVSHFKDARHFASWFGLTPKEYSSGNSRKLGRISKRGDRYLRMLLTHGARALLRAAELARRAGRQLDGLRTWATEVQARTHHNKAACALANKLARVCYAVLRDHTAYGNPQPRQEKKLTRTAFAIAA; from the coding sequence ATGCATGCTACTACCGTTGCAGTTGACCTGGCCAAGAGTGTATTCCAAATCGCCGTGGCCGATGACAAATGGAAGGTTGTCGAGCAGCACCGACTGACCCGGACGCAGTTCGAACATTGGTTCCAGAACCGCTCTATCGGCTTAGTGATCATGGAAGCCTGCGGCTCGGCGCACCACTGGGGGCGTTGGCTCAATGCTTTGGGCATCGAGGTGAAGCTGCTTCCTGCCGCCTATATTCGCGCCTACGTGAAGCGCAACAAGACCGATGCCGCCGACGCCTGCGCACTGCTCGAAGCGGCACGCTGCGCGGACATTGTTCCAGTGCAGGTCAAGAGCGTCGAGCAGCAGGCCTTGCAGGGGCTGCATCGCATTCGCTCGCGCTGGATGACCACCCGCACTTCCCGCATCAATACCCTGCGCGGCTTCTGCCGCGAGTTTGGCCTGGTCGTGCCGACTGGCGCGCGTACCGGCATCGAAGCGATGAGCCGGGGATTGGCCGATCCGAAGTCGGCTGTTCCGCTGTTGATCCGCGAATCGATGAAGCTGCTGATCGAAGAAATCCGTCTGCTGGAACTGCGTATCGCCCAACTGGAAAAGGAGCTGGCTTCGCTGGCTCGGCAAAGTCCGGCCTGCACCGAGTTGCTCACTATTCCCGGCATCGGCCTATTGACCGCCACAGCGATGGTTGCTGCTACGGGCGGCAGTGTCAGCCATTTCAAGGATGCCCGGCACTTCGCCAGCTGGTTCGGCCTGACGCCGAAGGAGTATTCATCGGGAAACAGCCGCAAGTTGGGCCGCATCTCAAAGCGGGGCGATCGCTACCTGCGCATGTTGCTCACGCACGGCGCCCGAGCATTGCTGCGGGCTGCCGAACTGGCACGACGAGCCGGACGACAACTGGATGGACTGCGAACTTGGGCCACTGAAGTTCAGGCGCGTACGCACCACAACAAGGCTGCGTGTGCCCTGGCCAACAAGTTGGCCAGGGTTTGTTATGCGGTCCTCAGGGACCATACGGCCTACGGAAATCCTCAGCCGCGCCAGGAGAAGAAACTGACCCGCACAGCATTTGCGATTGCTGCCTGA
- a CDS encoding DUF1854 domain-containing protein — protein MSSANFRLIRNPFGRLVFTGADGTTHEAVVPVRAFPIGAPDDGIALVSVEGHELLWIDRLEQLPGDVAALIRGELESREFVPEIRRIRGVSSFACPSTWDIETDRGDAKLVLKGEEDIRRLGRERLLIADTHGIQYLVRDLTALDRGSRKILDRFL, from the coding sequence ATGAGCTCCGCCAACTTCCGACTGATCCGCAACCCCTTCGGCCGGCTGGTGTTCACCGGCGCCGACGGCACCACGCACGAGGCCGTCGTGCCGGTGCGCGCCTTCCCGATCGGCGCCCCCGACGACGGCATCGCGCTGGTCAGCGTCGAGGGCCACGAGCTGCTCTGGATCGACCGCCTCGAGCAGCTGCCCGGCGACGTCGCCGCGCTGATCCGCGGGGAGCTGGAAAGCCGCGAGTTCGTCCCCGAGATCCGGCGCATCCGCGGCGTCTCCAGCTTCGCCTGCCCGAGCACCTGGGACATCGAGACCGACCGCGGCGACGCGAAGCTGGTGCTGAAGGGCGAGGAGGACATCCGCCGGCTGGGCCGCGAACGGCTGCTGATCGCCGACACGCACGGCATCCAGTACCTGGTGCGCGACCTGACCGCGCTCGACCGCGGCAGCCGCAAGATCCTCGACCGCTTCCTGTAG
- the cphA gene encoding cyanophycin synthetase codes for MEVSRTRALRGPNLWSRHTAIECIVACTETERDIAGLPGFETRLRARFPAIDLQPPSGGRPISLAHVQEAAALGLQVSVGCTVSFSLTKETVEAGTYQVVVEYSEEPVGRLAFELAEALIRAALDDTPFDLDDALFRLKDLDGDIRLGPSTGAIVQAAVARGIPYRRLTEGSLVQFGWGSKQRRIQAAETDLSSAIAESIAQDKELTKKLLHAAGVPVPLGRPVEDAEDAWAAAQEIGGPVVVKPQDGNQGKGITVNVSTREDVMKAYESAREHRRHILVERYLPGHDFRFLVVGKQLVAAARRDPAQVIGDGQHNIKELVDIVNADPRRGVGHESSLTKIRFDDIAIAHLAKKGYTPETVPAKGERVMLRNNANLSTGGTATDVTDEVHPELAACAVAAAQTVGLDIAGIDVVCQTVQEPLEAQGGGIVEVNAAPGLRMHLTPSFGKGRPIGEAIVNMMYDDPAEDGRIPVVAVTGTNGKTTTTRLIAHLLTVSGLRVGFTGTDGVYVERRRIDTGDCSGPKSARNVLLHPDVDAAVLECARGGMLREGLGFDKCDVAVVTNVGVGDHLGLNFITTVDDLAVVKRVIVDNVAETGYAVLNAADPMVAKMASHCPGAVIFFAPDRNHPVMSRHRAQGKRIVYVDNGAIVAAQGNIEHRVPLEAIPLTRNGTIGFQVENAMAATAAAWALDMDWESIRAGLGSFVADASTAPGRFNVFGYKGATLIADYGHNPDAIQALVKAIETMPAKRRSVVISAAGDRRDEDIRQQTQTLGDAFDEVILYEDACMRGRDEGETIALLRAGLAGARRTGSVDEIKGEFVAIDTALERLGSGDLCLILVDQVEEALAHIGKRVAEAS; via the coding sequence ATGGAAGTTTCCCGCACCCGGGCCCTGCGCGGCCCGAACCTGTGGAGCCGGCATACGGCGATCGAATGCATCGTCGCCTGCACCGAAACCGAACGCGACATCGCCGGGCTGCCCGGCTTCGAAACCCGGCTGCGCGCGCGCTTCCCGGCGATCGACCTGCAGCCGCCGTCCGGCGGCCGGCCGATCTCGCTGGCGCACGTGCAGGAAGCGGCGGCGCTCGGGCTGCAGGTCAGCGTCGGCTGCACCGTCAGCTTCAGCCTGACCAAGGAGACGGTCGAGGCCGGCACCTACCAGGTGGTCGTCGAATACAGCGAGGAGCCGGTCGGCCGGCTGGCCTTCGAGCTGGCCGAGGCGCTGATCCGCGCCGCGCTCGACGACACGCCCTTCGACCTCGACGACGCCCTCTTCCGCCTGAAGGACCTCGACGGCGACATCCGCCTCGGCCCCTCGACCGGCGCCATCGTGCAGGCCGCGGTCGCCCGCGGCATCCCCTACCGCCGGCTGACCGAGGGCAGCCTGGTGCAGTTCGGCTGGGGCAGCAAGCAGCGCCGCATCCAGGCCGCCGAGACCGACCTCTCCAGCGCCATCGCCGAATCGATCGCTCAGGACAAGGAGCTGACCAAGAAGCTCTTGCACGCCGCCGGCGTGCCGGTACCGCTCGGCCGCCCGGTCGAGGACGCCGAGGACGCCTGGGCCGCTGCGCAGGAGATCGGCGGCCCGGTGGTGGTCAAGCCGCAGGACGGCAACCAGGGCAAGGGCATCACCGTGAACGTCAGCACGCGCGAGGACGTGATGAAGGCCTACGAGTCGGCGCGCGAGCACCGCCGCCACATCCTCGTCGAGCGCTACCTGCCGGGGCACGACTTCCGCTTCCTGGTGGTCGGCAAGCAGCTGGTCGCCGCCGCCCGCCGCGACCCGGCGCAGGTGATCGGCGACGGCCAGCACAACATCAAGGAACTGGTCGACATCGTCAACGCCGACCCGCGCCGCGGCGTCGGCCACGAATCGTCGCTGACCAAGATCCGCTTCGACGACATCGCCATCGCCCACCTGGCGAAGAAGGGCTACACGCCGGAAACGGTGCCGGCCAAGGGCGAGCGCGTGATGCTCAGGAACAACGCCAACCTGTCGACCGGCGGCACCGCCACCGACGTCACCGACGAGGTGCACCCCGAGCTCGCCGCCTGCGCGGTGGCCGCGGCGCAGACCGTCGGGCTGGACATCGCCGGCATCGACGTCGTCTGCCAGACCGTGCAGGAACCGCTGGAAGCGCAGGGCGGCGGCATCGTCGAGGTGAACGCCGCACCCGGCCTGCGCATGCACCTGACGCCGTCGTTCGGCAAAGGCCGGCCGATCGGCGAGGCGATCGTCAACATGATGTACGACGACCCGGCCGAGGACGGCCGCATCCCGGTCGTCGCAGTGACCGGCACCAACGGCAAGACGACGACGACCCGCCTGATCGCGCACCTGCTGACGGTGAGCGGGCTGCGCGTCGGCTTCACCGGCACCGACGGCGTCTACGTCGAGCGCCGCCGCATCGACACCGGCGACTGCTCCGGCCCGAAGAGCGCGAGGAATGTGCTGCTGCACCCCGACGTCGACGCGGCGGTGCTCGAATGCGCGCGCGGCGGCATGCTGCGCGAGGGCCTGGGCTTCGACAAGTGCGACGTCGCCGTGGTCACCAACGTCGGCGTCGGCGACCACCTCGGGCTCAACTTCATCACCACCGTCGACGACCTCGCCGTGGTCAAGCGCGTGATCGTCGACAACGTCGCCGAAACCGGCTACGCGGTGTTGAACGCCGCCGACCCGATGGTCGCCAAGATGGCCAGCCACTGCCCCGGCGCGGTGATCTTCTTCGCACCGGACCGCAACCACCCGGTGATGTCGCGCCACCGCGCGCAAGGCAAGCGCATCGTCTACGTCGACAACGGCGCCATCGTCGCCGCGCAGGGCAACATCGAACACCGCGTGCCGCTGGAAGCGATCCCGCTCACCCGCAACGGCACGATCGGCTTCCAGGTCGAGAACGCGATGGCCGCCACGGCCGCCGCCTGGGCGCTGGACATGGACTGGGAAAGCATCCGCGCCGGCCTCGGCTCCTTCGTCGCCGACGCCTCGACCGCACCCGGCCGCTTCAACGTCTTCGGCTACAAGGGCGCGACGCTGATCGCCGACTACGGCCACAACCCGGACGCGATCCAGGCGCTGGTCAAGGCGATCGAGACGATGCCGGCGAAGCGCCGCTCGGTGGTGATCTCCGCCGCCGGCGACCGCCGCGACGAGGACATCCGCCAGCAGACGCAGACGCTCGGCGACGCCTTCGACGAAGTGATCCTCTACGAGGACGCCTGCATGCGCGGCCGCGACGAGGGCGAGACGATCGCCCTGCTCCGCGCCGGGCTCGCCGGCGCCCGACGCACCGGCTCGGTGGACGAGATCAAGGGCGAGTTCGTCGCCATCGACACCGCGCTCGAACGCCTCGGCTCCGGCGACCTCTGCCTGATCCTGGTGGACCAGGTGGAAGAAGCGCTGGCGCATATCGGCAAGCGGGTGGCGGAAGCCAGCTGA
- a CDS encoding integron integrase produces the protein MNPQQPVSLIQRVRDVIRYKHYSLRTERAYVEWVRRFVRFHGLRHPREMGAPEVRAFLEHLASELQVAAGTHQQALSALLFLYGEVLGIELPWLAELERPKKPKRLPVVLAHGEVERLLGALSGTHALMGQLLYGTGMRLMECVRLRVKDVDFERGEIFVRDGKGGKDRVTVLPSSLVSPLQSHLARVRRLWEGDREAGREGVWMPEALARKYPGASREWGWFWVFPARELSVDPRSRVERRHHTHEQALQRAIKRALVDAGIAKPATTHTLRHSFATHLLQSGYDIRTVQELLGHSEVKTTMIYTHVLNRGGRGVVSPIDRLAAAG, from the coding sequence ATGAATCCACAGCAGCCTGTGTCCCTGATTCAGCGCGTGCGGGACGTCATCCGCTATAAGCACTACAGCTTACGGACGGAGCGTGCCTATGTCGAGTGGGTAAGGCGTTTCGTCCGCTTTCATGGCTTGCGGCATCCGCGCGAGATGGGGGCGCCGGAAGTGCGGGCTTTCCTGGAGCATCTGGCGAGCGAGCTGCAGGTGGCCGCGGGAACGCACCAGCAGGCCCTTTCGGCCTTGCTCTTCCTCTATGGCGAGGTGCTCGGCATCGAGTTGCCGTGGCTCGCGGAACTGGAGCGCCCGAAGAAGCCGAAACGCCTGCCGGTGGTGCTTGCGCATGGCGAGGTGGAGCGCTTGCTCGGGGCGCTCTCGGGAACGCACGCGTTGATGGGGCAGCTCCTGTACGGAACGGGGATGCGCCTGATGGAGTGCGTGCGCCTGCGCGTCAAGGATGTCGATTTCGAGCGCGGCGAGATTTTCGTGCGCGATGGCAAGGGCGGCAAGGATCGGGTGACGGTGCTGCCGTCCTCGCTGGTGTCGCCGCTGCAGTCGCATCTGGCGCGTGTGCGGCGTCTGTGGGAAGGGGACCGCGAGGCGGGGCGGGAAGGCGTGTGGATGCCGGAGGCGTTGGCGCGCAAGTATCCCGGGGCCTCGCGCGAGTGGGGGTGGTTCTGGGTTTTTCCGGCGCGCGAACTGTCGGTCGATCCCCGTTCGCGCGTCGAGCGCCGCCATCACACGCACGAGCAGGCCTTGCAGCGCGCGATCAAGCGGGCGCTCGTCGATGCCGGCATCGCCAAGCCGGCGACGACGCATACGCTGCGCCATTCGTTCGCGACGCACCTGCTGCAGTCGGGCTACGACATCCGCACCGTGCAGGAACTGCTCGGCCATTCCGAGGTGAAGACGACGATGATCTATACCCACGTGCTCAACCGAGGCGGGCGTGGGGTGGTGAGCCCGATCGACCGCCTGGCGGCAGCCGGTTAG
- a CDS encoding ABC transporter ATP-binding protein: MTDTRSTPPAAAATPASSLPARWQALLAPRLAAGETLLAWLETDLDARLHFATGLVAVSDRRLFACAPGASTCEEWSLAAGLALQHHDHAGVGTLELLDGSGRLACWRFTLGENLAALRVVAAFEQQLQTLVTGLPPEVEEEAVCPRCKAPLPPGEDECPICVRELQTPPSTWVLFRLWRFAHPYRWRLLAGFLLTLASTAATLVAPYMSMPLMDNVLIPYQNGQPIDRDLVVLYLGGLLGSALVAWGLGWARTYILALVSERMGADLRTTTYEHLLALSQEYFGGKRTGDLMARIGSETDRINIFISLHLLDFATDVLMITMTAVILVSINPWLALVTLLPLPLIAWMIHVVRDRLRTGFEKVDRIWAEVTNVLADTIPGIRVVKAFAQEKREVERFRAANQHNLQVNDRVNRVWSLFTPTVTLLTEIGLLVVWAFGIWQVSRDQITVGVLTAFLAYISRFYTRLDSMSRIVSVTQKAAAGAKRIFDILDHVSSVPEPQNPVHLPAVKGRIELRQIGFRHGTRAVTRDMSLTIQPGEMIGLVGHSGSGKSTLVNLICRFYDVAEGAILIDGIDIRSVPVAEYRRNIGLVLQEPFLFFGTIAENIAYGKPDATREEIVAAARAANAHEFILRLPHGYDSLVGERGQALSGGERQRISIARALLIDPRILILDEATSSVDTTTEKEIQKALDNLVHGRTTIAIAHRLSTLRQANRLVVLDRGKIVEVGSHDQLMALEGHYYRLYMAQARNVDAEEQLPRFDAPAKEHA; this comes from the coding sequence ATGACCGACACCCGCTCCACCCCGCCGGCTGCCGCGGCAACCCCCGCGAGCAGCCTGCCCGCGCGCTGGCAGGCGCTGCTCGCGCCGCGCCTCGCCGCCGGCGAGACGCTGCTCGCCTGGCTCGAAACCGACCTCGATGCGCGCCTGCACTTCGCCACCGGCCTGGTCGCCGTCAGCGACCGCCGCCTATTCGCCTGCGCCCCGGGCGCCAGCACCTGCGAGGAATGGTCGCTCGCCGCCGGCCTCGCGCTGCAGCACCACGACCACGCCGGCGTCGGCACGCTGGAGCTGCTCGATGGCAGCGGGCGGCTGGCCTGCTGGCGCTTCACGCTCGGCGAGAACCTCGCCGCGCTGCGCGTCGTCGCCGCCTTCGAGCAGCAGCTGCAGACCCTCGTCACCGGCCTTCCGCCGGAGGTCGAGGAGGAGGCCGTCTGCCCGCGCTGCAAGGCGCCGCTGCCGCCGGGCGAGGACGAATGCCCGATCTGCGTGCGCGAGCTGCAGACGCCGCCCTCGACCTGGGTGCTGTTCCGCCTGTGGCGCTTCGCCCACCCCTACCGCTGGCGGCTGCTCGCCGGCTTCCTGCTGACGCTGGCGTCGACCGCGGCGACGCTGGTCGCGCCGTACATGTCGATGCCGCTGATGGACAACGTGCTGATCCCGTACCAGAACGGGCAGCCGATCGACCGCGACCTGGTCGTCCTCTACCTCGGCGGCCTGCTCGGCTCGGCGCTGGTGGCCTGGGGGCTGGGCTGGGCGCGCACCTACATCCTGGCGCTGGTCTCCGAGCGCATGGGCGCCGACCTGCGCACGACCACCTACGAGCACCTGCTCGCGCTGTCGCAGGAATACTTCGGCGGCAAGCGCACCGGCGACCTGATGGCGCGCATCGGCTCGGAAACCGACCGCATCAACATCTTCATCTCGCTGCACCTGCTCGACTTCGCCACCGACGTGCTGATGATCACGATGACCGCGGTCATCCTGGTCTCGATCAACCCGTGGCTGGCGCTGGTGACGCTGCTGCCGCTGCCGCTGATCGCATGGATGATCCACGTCGTCCGCGACCGGCTGCGCACCGGCTTCGAGAAGGTCGACCGCATCTGGGCGGAAGTCACCAACGTGCTCGCCGACACCATCCCCGGCATCCGCGTGGTCAAGGCCTTCGCGCAGGAAAAGCGCGAGGTCGAGCGCTTCCGCGCGGCGAACCAGCACAACCTGCAGGTGAACGACCGGGTGAACCGCGTCTGGTCGCTGTTCACGCCGACGGTGACGCTGCTCACCGAGATCGGCCTCCTGGTCGTCTGGGCCTTCGGCATCTGGCAGGTGTCGCGCGACCAGATCACGGTCGGCGTGCTGACCGCCTTCCTCGCCTACATCAGCCGCTTCTACACGCGGCTCGACTCGATGAGCCGCATCGTCTCGGTGACGCAGAAGGCCGCCGCCGGCGCCAAGCGCATCTTCGACATCCTCGACCACGTCTCCTCGGTACCCGAGCCGCAGAACCCGGTGCACCTGCCGGCGGTCAAGGGGCGCATCGAACTTCGCCAGATCGGCTTCCGCCACGGCACGCGCGCGGTCACCCGCGACATGAGCCTGACCATCCAGCCGGGCGAGATGATCGGTCTGGTCGGCCACTCCGGCTCCGGCAAGTCGACGCTGGTGAACCTGATCTGCCGCTTCTACGACGTCGCCGAGGGCGCCATCCTGATCGACGGCATCGACATCCGCTCGGTGCCGGTCGCCGAGTACCGCCGCAACATCGGCCTGGTGCTGCAGGAGCCCTTCCTGTTCTTCGGCACGATCGCCGAGAACATCGCCTACGGCAAGCCCGACGCGACGCGCGAGGAGATCGTCGCCGCCGCCCGCGCCGCCAACGCGCACGAGTTCATCCTGCGCCTGCCGCACGGCTACGACTCGCTGGTCGGCGAGCGCGGCCAGGCGCTGTCCGGCGGCGAACGCCAGCGCATCTCGATCGCCCGCGCGCTGCTGATCGACCCGCGCATCCTGATCCTCGACGAGGCCACCTCGTCGGTCGACACGACCACCGAGAAGGAAATCCAGAAGGCGCTCGACAACCTGGTGCACGGCCGCACCACGATCGCCATCGCGCACCGCCTGTCCACGCTGCGCCAGGCCAACCGGCTGGTGGTGCTCGACCGCGGCAAGATCGTCGAGGTCGGCAGCCACGACCAGCTGATGGCGCTCGAAGGCCACTATTACCGGCTGTACATGGCGCAGGCGAGGAACGTCGACGCCGAAGAGCAGCTGCCGCGCTTCGATGCGCCGGCGAAGGAACACGCATGA
- the cphA gene encoding cyanophycin synthetase, which translates to MSKKDIIFRKIVPLRGPNVWTYRPVLEAWVDIGELEDFPSNKIPGYYERLKAMLPSLIEHRCSYEERGGFLKRVEEGTWPAHILEHVTLELQNLAGLPGGFGRARETSERGVYKVAIRAWQEDVTRTALHEARELIMAAMEDRPFDVAASVDKLTDMVDSLCLGPSTASIVDAADDRDIPAIRLLEDGNLVQIGYGAAMRRIWTAETDRTSAIAEGISRDKDLTKSLLQSCGVPVPEGREVDSPEDAWDAAQDIGLPVVVKPVDGNHGRGVFIDLKTREEIEKAYSVAVDEGSGVLVERSIPGTEHRLLVIGGKLVAANRGDMVKVSGDGKSTVRELIELQINSDPRRGPTENHPLSVIRIDSAARIELERQGLTGDAVPAAGREVLIQRNANHEFDVTDEVHPDTAHLVSLAARIVGLDIAGIDLVAEDISKPLADQGGAIVEVNAGPSLLMHLKPGVGKPRPVGKAIVEHLFPKGTTGRIPVVGITGSRGKTSVARILRHLLQITGKQVGAATSEGLFLGRRHVEKKDCAHWQAARRVLMARAVEAAVFENGPATILGEGLAYDRCQVGIVTNLIDVEGLAADYDVRDLDQLWKALRTQVDVVLDGGAAVLNAADERVVEMAELSDGEVIYYALDPDTPALAAHRKQEGRSVYVRDGYLTLAIGEDEEPLIETVAFIGTPAGCAAHEVENLLAAVAAAWALDLSPELLRTGISTYEIDEAEAAA; encoded by the coding sequence ATGAGCAAAAAAGACATCATCTTCCGCAAGATCGTGCCGCTGCGCGGCCCCAACGTGTGGACCTACCGCCCGGTGCTGGAGGCGTGGGTGGACATCGGCGAGCTCGAGGACTTCCCGTCGAACAAGATTCCCGGCTACTACGAGCGGCTGAAGGCGATGCTGCCGTCCCTGATCGAGCACCGCTGCTCGTACGAGGAGCGCGGCGGCTTCCTCAAGCGGGTCGAGGAAGGCACCTGGCCGGCGCACATCCTCGAGCACGTCACGCTCGAGCTGCAGAACCTGGCAGGGCTCCCCGGCGGCTTCGGCCGCGCGCGCGAGACCTCGGAGCGCGGCGTCTACAAGGTCGCCATCCGCGCCTGGCAGGAGGACGTCACGCGCACCGCGCTGCATGAGGCGCGCGAGCTGATCATGGCGGCGATGGAGGACCGCCCGTTCGACGTCGCCGCCAGCGTCGACAAGCTGACCGACATGGTCGATTCGCTGTGCCTCGGCCCCTCCACCGCCAGCATCGTCGATGCCGCCGACGACCGCGACATCCCGGCGATCCGCCTGCTGGAGGACGGCAACCTGGTGCAGATCGGCTACGGCGCCGCGATGCGCCGCATCTGGACCGCCGAGACCGACCGCACCAGCGCCATCGCCGAGGGCATCTCGCGCGACAAGGACCTGACCAAGTCGCTGCTGCAGTCCTGCGGCGTGCCGGTGCCGGAAGGGCGCGAGGTCGACAGCCCGGAGGACGCCTGGGACGCGGCGCAGGACATCGGCCTGCCGGTCGTCGTCAAGCCGGTCGACGGCAACCACGGCCGCGGCGTGTTCATCGACCTGAAGACGCGCGAGGAGATCGAGAAGGCCTATTCGGTCGCCGTCGACGAAGGTTCCGGCGTGCTCGTCGAGCGCTCGATCCCGGGCACCGAGCACCGCCTGCTGGTGATCGGCGGCAAGCTGGTCGCCGCCAACCGCGGCGACATGGTCAAGGTCAGCGGCGACGGCAAGTCGACGGTGCGCGAGCTGATCGAGCTGCAGATCAACAGCGACCCGCGCCGCGGGCCGACCGAGAACCACCCGCTGTCGGTGATCCGCATCGACTCCGCGGCGCGCATCGAACTCGAGCGCCAGGGCCTGACCGGCGACGCGGTGCCGGCCGCCGGCCGCGAGGTGCTGATCCAGCGCAACGCCAACCACGAATTCGACGTCACCGACGAAGTGCACCCGGACACCGCGCATCTCGTCTCGCTGGCCGCGCGCATCGTCGGGCTGGACATCGCCGGCATCGACCTCGTCGCCGAGGACATCTCGAAGCCGCTCGCCGACCAGGGCGGCGCCATCGTCGAGGTGAACGCCGGCCCGAGCCTGTTGATGCACCTGAAGCCCGGCGTCGGCAAGCCGCGTCCGGTGGGCAAGGCGATCGTCGAGCACCTCTTCCCGAAGGGCACGACCGGCCGCATCCCGGTGGTCGGCATCACCGGCTCGCGCGGCAAGACCTCGGTCGCGCGCATCCTGCGCCACCTCTTGCAGATCACCGGCAAGCAGGTCGGCGCGGCGACCAGCGAGGGCCTCTTCCTCGGCCGCCGCCACGTCGAGAAGAAGGACTGCGCGCACTGGCAGGCCGCGCGCCGCGTGCTGATGGCACGCGCCGTCGAGGCCGCGGTGTTCGAGAACGGCCCGGCGACGATCCTCGGCGAGGGGCTGGCCTACGACCGCTGCCAGGTCGGCATCGTCACCAACCTGATCGACGTCGAGGGGCTCGCCGCCGACTACGACGTGCGCGACCTCGACCAGCTGTGGAAGGCGCTGCGCACGCAGGTCGACGTCGTCCTCGACGGCGGCGCCGCGGTGCTCAACGCCGCCGACGAACGCGTCGTCGAGATGGCCGAGCTGTCCGACGGCGAAGTGATCTACTACGCGCTCGACCCCGACACCCCGGCGCTCGCCGCGCACCGCAAGCAGGAAGGCCGCAGCGTCTACGTGCGCGACGGCTACCTGACGCTGGCGATCGGCGAGGACGAGGAGCCGCTGATCGAGACCGTCGCCTTCATCGGCACGCCGGCCGGCTGCGCCGCGCACGAGGTCGAAAACCTGCTCGCCGCAGTCGCCGCGGCCTGGGCGCTCGACCTGTCGCCCGAACTGCTGCGCACCGGCATCAGCACCTACGAGATCGACGAGGCCGAGGCCGCCGCCTGA